tcgccCGGACAACAAACTGTGGATCCATGAAAGAACTGAACATCAAGCGAGCATCCTTCAGTCTTGAACTGTACAGATTATTGCAAGaatatggattttatttttgtttttatttggtcCGAAGACATTTTTCGTTGTCTTGTGTTGACGTTTTAACCCCTTGATGCCTGAAATTCTATGACAAATATCAACAAATCTTTGGAGGAATACCTAAGTacataaaaaaagtattaattgAAAATGCAGCCtagaataatataataaataaatcatttttaaaatatgaattcattcatcACTCTCTTTAGAAAAGATTTGCATTCCTTAATTTAATTGAAAcaaatgttcaatattttttttgatatGATACAGGGTTGttttaaactattttatttctttttattttagaatTTCCCTTTTTGCCCATTTGATTTGTACATAGATATgtatcaattattattttttatacttaTGTATCCTTCCAATGCCTTTTGATTTAAATGTTTAGGCATCAAGGAgttaactgtgtgtgtgtgtgtgtgcaaaatatatatgaaaaactATATATGACCTCCTCCAAGGCCAAATAATCTGAAATATGACTGCGTgaacatgtttcagtgccactgacatCGGTAGACGTTCAAATCCGATCAGACTTTGCTCGGATTGGACGTCAgtcgccgtcagtggcagtcaagaagttattaaaaaaaattaatcgtGTGTGTGTGATCGCTACTACATTTGTTCCCGATGCAAGTGGGCTGTAACTGGAAGAagtgtcaaataaaaaaaatatttcgttGGGCACTGCCTCGTTAATGTGATGGAGTTGTCTCCAGTAGTGTAGTTCCACCGTAGTCCTGCAGAGAGCGGTATTAcaaagaaatgtatttaaatgtatGTAAAGTAGCAATACTTTTAGCAATACTATagttgttttacatgaaaaaaaaaaacctcaaatatactttaaaaaagtacaggggaataaataataacatgaaaataataattaaaaaatgaaaatattaaatgaagaaatctgaacgatttttaaaaataaaaaagaaatatagtcAACAAAGTcaaccctttttattttgaaaaaaatatatataatttaaaaaaatcgaaatatctatgattttttttaaaaatggaatttttaacaatttataatttgttttttttcatactttttgAATGTACTGGTGTATTCCTGCAATGCTTCAATTATGAGTTAAATACAAAGTCAGGAATAGAAATAAGAATTGAACATAATTACACGCTTATAGGATCAATGTCATAAATTTAGGCGACTGCTATCAAAGTTAATGAGAATAAATTTAAACTAGACGAATAAAGACTTTAAATTCTAACAGTAAACGATGCAAGCGAACGAAATGGCGAAACCTGCTTTTTTTGGTCACATAGCATCTTTAATACCACcattataataattaaatatcaaAAGTATGGAGTATACTTTACATGGTTTGCATCGCGCCGCACAAACGGCAACTGATTTCTCATCTTTCGTCTTCTTCGTCGTTGTGCTAATCCGTCGAGTCTTCGTTCCCGggaggacggcggcggcgaatcGGACGTGAGGCCACAGAAAAAGCGGCGCCGCCCACCGCGCCGTAAAGTCTCGCCTTTCCTCGCTCATTTTCAGAAGAATggagaaaagcaaaaacaaaacaaaaaacaaaaaaagaaaagatatgaGAATGGGCGGGGCCTACACGCTGGTGATGGAGGCCAGGCAGTTGGCGGGCTTCTGGAGTTTGTCGGCCTGCGACGGCGCCGGCGCTTCGGCCGCGGCGCGGAAGGCGAAGGGCAGCCCGGCGCCGCCCACGTGGTGCCCGGGGCTCAGCGCCGGGTTTTGCCGCCTATTGCTCTCCACGATGCTGGACGTGTTGGACGCCAGGCTCTCGCGCGTCCTGCCGAGGGAAAGGACAAAAAAGATgactggacgtcaatggcgagaAAGTCGATGGAAAAGGGATTGGAAAATGGATGACTGGACTTCCCAGTTATTTGAAGGTGGAGAAATGGTGACGAGAAAAATTCATTCCCTGCCAGCCTCCccctttcaaatggattggacgtctaccagtgataaactcattgcaATTCAAGGCAAATGGATGACTGGACGCCGCTTcgttggctgtcattgacagggAAGGACGTCCGATCAATTTGAAGGCGGAGGAATGGTGGAACCCGAACCCCAACccaagccgcacccttaaaattgccttaaaatcgttgaattatacaatttctcgcgtataagccgccactcgattctcaattttcatggttttaaataATAGGCAGTACAAATacgttactttgaagggaaaatcttaagaaaaatcattgcaagtgctatttttgatgaatcaaaagcacattattagggtcaatatcataaggaattcagtaattcatccagtaatggttgttttcttactgcaaaacagaaaataaccaacaaatagtaaatgttactttgctgactcagtcatcattttttgagttacaaatacgggtTATCTGGGAGAAAATTTGGTAGGCATTGTGGGAAACATTTTGGGCCAATCTTGGGCCATCTTAGCGACGCCGACCAATAGCAGAGCGGCGTCTCACGTTAGGCGAGGGTCCGTACCTGGGGGAGTTGAATCCGCTGTCCACGGTGACGCTGCTACTGTCCATGCTGTCCAAGCGCGCCGAGTGGGCCGACTTCTGGCTGCCGCCGTTCTCCGTCTCCTTGGGACTGAGCAGGGTCAGGTTGCTCTCCAGTTTGCGTTGCAGGTCGTGCTCCTTCTCCCGCTCCAGCAGCCATTTGATGGTGCCTTCGCCGCcggcgccaccgccgccgcccacGCCGGTGCCCCCGCCGGACTTCCCGCCCGCTTCCCGGAGTTCCTTGGCCTGGTCCGCCTCGGCCGAGTCCTTGCGCGAGTCGCCCTCGGCCTCCTCGTCGTCCGAGACGTTGTAGTAGTCGAAGGAGGCGGCGGGGACGGCGGACTGCGGGCGCAGCGCCGGCGAGGCGGCCGGACCGGAGGGCGGTTGGGGCTCGGGATTGTCGGGGGCCTCCGCCGACTTGGCGTGCGGGGCCTTCCGCATCGTGCCGGACTTGCCGTAGCCGGCGTCGCCGTAGAGCGGCGGTTTGAAGAGGGTGTCCTTGCTGAAGATCTCCTTCCTCTTGATGGaaccgccgcccccgccgccgccgccgccgccggtgtCCGCGTTGTGCTGGTGCGGCGTCAGGCGGGCGCCCGGCGGGGGCTCCGGCGTCTGGCGCGCCGAGCCCCCGCCCCCGGCGCCGCCCTGTCCCGCGTCTTCCTTGCGCGGCGAGGCCAGCCGGGGCGTCTGGCGCTCGGCCGGGGAGCCCCCCTTTCGGGAGCGGCCCACGGTCGAGGTGGGCGTGTCGAATTCCGACTTGGCCTGAGGCGAGGGGGCGGTGAGGACGGTCTCGTTGGACGTATTGCACTGGAAGTAGTCGTCGGCCGGGGACGGGGCGCAGAGTCCCATCAGCTCGCCGTAGGTGGGGAGGCCGTCCCTGCCCTTGGCCCTGGACTCGTCGGCGCCCCCCTTGGCCGGCGGGGCCGCCGGGTCGGCGGGCGCGACGAAATCGGCGTGGAACTTGGCGGCGGAGAAGACCATCCTGGAGAAGTGGCCCGAGCGCCGCGTGGCGCGCAGGGTGCCGTCGTCCGTGTAGTAGTGGGCGCGCTCCTCCGGCCCCGCCTCCGAGTCCGGGCCGGGCCCTTGGAGGGAGTTGTCCATGGAGCGCGAGCGCTCCTTGGCCCGGTCCGAGCGCTCGTGGCGCGACTTGCGGTCCTGGTTGTGGCTGTGGCTGCGCTGAACCCGCGACTGGCAGGTTCCCCGCGAGGGCTCCGGGAAGGGCATCTCCGTACGCCGCTTGGCCAGTTCCCCGGAAACGTCCCACTCGGGCGCCACGGGGCAGTAGGCCTCGGCGATGTTGGGGTTGCTGTGGACCAGGTAGGCGGCGCCGACCCCGCCCCCGCCGCTCCGCCGCCGCTCCAGCGTGAACGCCGCCGCCTCCCGCGGCGAGCGCACCAACGAGTGGCTGAAGAAGCGAAAGTCCCTCTCCATGAAGAGGACGTCCCAGTCCGAGCCCTCCGAGGGCTCCCCCCGAGAAGTCCGCGGCTTGCTGTGCGAGCGCGACTTGCCGTGCGGGACCCGGCGGTGGCCCCGGCGGCCCCGCCCTCCCCGCGGCGGCGCCGAGGAACCGGCCCGGCGTCTCTGCGCCCGCTCCTCCTCCAGCCGCTTCATGACGGCCGTGTGGCGAGCCACGTTCTCCACCGTCAGGTCCGGGTTGATCCGCCGGATGATCTCCATCTCGATCTCGCGGGGGAcgggcgcggcggcggcgccgcccgGGGCGTCCTCGTCGCGTAGGGGCCACTCCTCCGGCGGGAACTGCGCCGAGAAGGTGGCCAGCTGCCGCGTGCGTTCCTTCTTGAAGCTCAGGCGGAAGAGTCGCAGGCCGAAGCGTTTGGCCTGCTTCTCGCCGTTGGCCTCTTTCTTTTTGGTCAGGGTGTCCGTCTTGTACGGGAAGGGCGCCGCGCCCTTGCCCTTGTCCGCCGGCTCCGGCGGCGAGGTCgccgggcgggggcggggcggcggcggcggctccccGCCGTCGGGGGGCTCGGGCTTCCGCCGCTCCTTGGGCGTCTCGCCCCGGGGCTCCTCCCTCCGGGGCTCCTCCCGCCGCGGGCAGCGCGGGTCCTCGCGGCTCTTGCGGGCGGGCCGCTCCCCCGGCTTGGGGGAGGCGCACGGCGGCGGGCGGGGGGACGAGGCCTGTTGCTCCTGCAGCCGGTCGTCCAGGTGGTACCACTTGTTGTTGCTTCGGATGAGAGAGGGGGTGATGAAGTAGGTCTGGGGCGTGACCAGGAAGTAGCCCTCCGCCGTCGGGTAGATCTTGCGCTCCCGCACCAGCGCATTGAGGGCGTGGCGCACGGCTTCCGGGCTGGGTGTCGGCACGCCTTACGggaaaacgcaaaaaaacacaaaaactagCTCAGGAGAAAAGTAGCAACTGAACGCTTCCTATTATTCCTTCATACATTCTCCCAACCACTGATCCTCGCcagggtcgcggtgggtgccggagcctatcccagctaacgataGAGCACGCTGAATTGGAGGCGGGCCAATCCAAGGACAAGCATTTacgctaggggaaatttagcatacaattagcctaacGTGGATGTTTTGGGGGCGTGGTTGGATTGATGAGCATCCACAGTGAATGAAttggttgtcaatggcaggcaggaAGTCCATTTTCTGTTACtaccttgtcattttaggggaCTTACAGGTCAATTTGGGATCATTTTCTATTGGTGTTGAGGTTTGTCAGTTCCTGCTGATTTAGGGATGATTTCCGAATGTTGCTTTTTGTCGTGTAGAAAGAATTGTCGTGTATCATccaagtggttagctcgtctgcctcacagttataAGATCAGGGGTTCAATCCCAATGGAATTAGCATATTTCCACGTTCCAGCGTGGGTTTTTCCGGAGTAACGCTATGACGTCAGCGCCACGCTCACATGGGCGTTTCGGATTAAATGTCGCAAGGGATTTTGGGACGTCAGCGCCGCAATTTCCGAATGttgcttttggggcatttcaagtAACTCACTGGTCGCCATTGACAGACAGCACCATTTGGACATCAGATTAAACAGGAAATGGAGCAAAGTGCATTTGAGCACACAACTCCCAATTCAGTTTTTTGGAAAAACCAATGAGCTTGTGGGGCGGAAGAACAACTCTGCGGGCCGGATAGGACGTCCTTGTGGGCCACTTCCCGCCCACGACCCGCACCTTTTACACCTATGCTCTATTGGGGGTGTGCTTGATATCAGTGACATTGCGAGGCGTTTCATGCTGATTGGAACGTGACATGCCACGCCAaggaatactactactactactactactactactactactactactcccgcTCACCTGGGAAGCCGGCGGCGAGGTGCTCCACCAGCGCCTCCTGGCTGACAGGCTTGTGCGCGGCGTTCATGGCCGACACGGCCAGGCACAGGATCTCGCCCAGCGGGATGAACTGCGACTGGCCGACGGGCGACATGCCAACGGGCGACACGTCAGCTGCCCCGccaaagcgagagagagagagagagagagagagagagagagagagagaaaagctaTGATGTAATGGTCAAAGCGGCTCCGCCTCTTCCCTTCCCACTCCCTCCTACCCTCCCGCTTCCTCTCCCGTCTTCCCGCCCGCCTGCCCGCCACCGCTGCGGCAACCTTCCACGACGAGAACGCCGCGCCACGTGTCGTCGCCTTTGTCGACGGCCGTGACGTCAGCGCCGGCGGAGTAACGCTATGACGTCAGCGCCACGCTCACGTGGGCGTTTCGGAGTAAACGCCGCAAGggattttgggaaaaaaaaggctttgcgTGGTTGCCAAATATAATTGGCCGACAGACCGGAACGGCAAACAGCTATTTTACGAgatgaaccattttttttagctccaTTTTTGAtcatcacccccccaaaaaaatcatttcaaaccatgggtgtccaattcatttagacaAGGAGGACTGGCAGTGGGTACTCATCTTTTAGAGCCATTGATGGGAATAgacctttaaaaataataataattgggctACATCTAGACGAGTGAGTTGATTGGGGGAAATTCCAGGTCAcgtctgcttttatttttttagggcaTTCCTagtccacttcctgttgattcatTTCCAATTGGAAAAAATGACCTAATAGTCACAGGTAGTGACAAAAAGccataaaatcaacaggaagtgatccaggaaggaaaacaacaacaggCGACGGGGTAAAACATACCGAGTGACCACATAAGGCCTGGAAATGagaaggaagtgaccaaaatttAACAGGACGTGACCCTCTAAGTACCCCAAATGAACcaattccagtcaaaatgaattggacatctacaatCATCAATTAAGAGTTGATTTTAGAGCGCTTTCCAGCTGATTTGTGGGCATTGGCGACTTATTTACATTTGATTTGGGGATATTTCCAGGTCACTCCCTGCAGATTTAGGGTCTCTGCcctaaaatctacaggaagtgacctcagaTCTTCATTTAGTCGCCCCTCCTAGTCAAAACTGATCGAGGCCGTCTAGTAGCACCGAAATATGATTACTATTTACGGCCAGTAAACGACGTAAACTGGGCGGACTGGCTGGAAAGGCTCTTGTTTGAGGGCTAGCGAGGGCGCTGGACCTTCagactggcagccaatgagctcacAGAGATTTTGGTGGGGGTCCTTTCCTTTTGGAAACAGTGACCccctttttcaaaacaaatatcCATCTTGTTGACAGATAACCTTCCGGGATACAAAATATGGCCATCCGTGAGTTGTTTATTGCCACGGCCCCGGTGGTAGCGCCACGCTAGCCCTCGCCACGTTTGTGAGAAACCGCCACGGCCGCCGCCGCGTGGGCTCGGGGTTCTTCGAGGTGACGCGCCACTCACCTGACGCCCGAAAACTCGGCGGGGACGGCGAGAAacggggcggaggggggggcgAAAGGTGCTGCTTCTGCAAGCG
The Stigmatopora argus isolate UIUO_Sarg chromosome 7, RoL_Sarg_1.0, whole genome shotgun sequence DNA segment above includes these coding regions:
- the LOC144077987 gene encoding storkhead-box protein 2-like yields the protein MKKSRNVRRAWAGSEKDVRLQKQHLSPPPPPRFSPSPPSFRASADVSPVGMSPVGQSQFIPLGEILCLAVSAMNAAHKPVSQEALVEHLAAGFPGVPTPSPEAVRHALNALVRERKIYPTAEGYFLVTPQTYFITPSLIRSNNKWYHLDDRLQEQQASSPRPPPCASPKPGERPARKSREDPRCPRREEPRREEPRGETPKERRKPEPPDGGEPPPPPRPRPATSPPEPADKGKGAAPFPYKTDTLTKKKEANGEKQAKRFGLRLFRLSFKKERTRQLATFSAQFPPEEWPLRDEDAPGGAAAAPVPREIEMEIIRRINPDLTVENVARHTAVMKRLEEERAQRRRAGSSAPPRGGRGRRGHRRVPHGKSRSHSKPRTSRGEPSEGSDWDVLFMERDFRFFSHSLVRSPREAAAFTLERRRSGGGGVGAAYLVHSNPNIAEAYCPVAPEWDVSGELAKRRTEMPFPEPSRGTCQSRVQRSHSHNQDRKSRHERSDRAKERSRSMDNSLQGPGPDSEAGPEERAHYYTDDGTLRATRRSGHFSRMVFSAAKFHADFVAPADPAAPPAKGGADESRAKGRDGLPTYGELMGLCAPSPADDYFQCNTSNETVLTAPSPQAKSEFDTPTSTVGRSRKGGSPAERQTPRLASPRKEDAGQGGAGGGGSARQTPEPPPGARLTPHQHNADTGGGGGGGGGGSIKRKEIFSKDTLFKPPLYGDAGYGKSGTMRKAPHAKSAEAPDNPEPQPPSGPAASPALRPQSAVPAASFDYYNVSDDEEAEGDSRKDSAEADQAKELREAGGKSGGGTGVGGGGGAGGEGTIKWLLEREKEHDLQRKLESNLTLLSPKETENGGSQKSAHSARLDSMDSSSVTVDSGFNSPRTRESLASNTSSIVESNRRQNPALSPGHHVGGAGLPFAFRAAAEAPAPSQADKLQKPANCLASITSV